One region of Rhizoctonia solani chromosome 9, complete sequence genomic DNA includes:
- a CDS encoding SKG6 domain protein codes for MPLHNVTIDDASALIGYYNPNGIPWKDSPSNDTSLGDYWDQTYHSSNQSGAWSTFRFQGVAVYLFAATRWMHGKYNIFMDGQLTYQGNGHTQSSIFNQLVFNTTGLSPGWHNLTFVSTEPGRYIEVDYISWTTVMSAALIESSGAPIPPTPGNMTYNGSLWEGEESGSIPYMVTRTNGAQANVTFKGNGIELHGRTGPDYGMFRQAGRATLLSLIN; via the exons ATGCCTTTACACAACGTTACGATTGACGATGCTTCCGCGCTTATTGGGTATTATAACCCTAATGGTATACCATGGAAAGATTCACCATCCAATGATACAAGCCTGGGTGACTACTGGGACCAAACTTACCACTCTTCCAACCAGTCTGGTGCTTGGTCGACATTCCGTTTCCAGGGAGTAGCAGTGTACCTTTTTGC TGCGACACGCTGGATGCAT GGAAAATACAATATTTTCATGGATGGCCAGCTTACCTATCAAGGAAATGGCCACACACAATCTTCGATATTCAATCAACTTGTATTCAATACCACGGGTCTCTCTCCCGGGTGGCATAATCTCACATTTGTTAGCACCGAACCAGGGCGCTATATCGAAGTCGACTATATCTCCTGGACCACAGTCATGTCTGCTGC ATTAATTGAGAGCTCCGGAGCTCCGATACCACCCACTCCAGGGAATATGACGTACAATGGTTCTCTCTGGGAAGGAGAGGAGTCGGGTAGCATTCCTTACAT GGTCACTAGGACCAATGGTGCTCAAGCCAACGTCACATTCAAAG GAAATGGTATTGAGCTCCACGGAAGAACGGGCCCGGATTACGGGATGTTCAGGCAAGCTGGAAGAGCCACGCTATTGTCGTTAATTAATTAA
- a CDS encoding kelch repeat-containing protein 3 translates to MPKRSFHDMENSEKTQINSHSDAVFDTQDDHLISDFNRGSITAVPGAVDTELYAWGCPNQSDWVVLDWKERRWRIVETAKNDNSPGVRHAHSATYFTMLGEAYIAVLGGSDGSTNDSNLAFADVFIYDIKQRLWLSVVPEAESQKDVEYLTPRLFHTATFVEIDHDPYLAVVGGIFNERTMAVNVPNPTVINRRTSVLPELRFFNLRLRRWSNPIYIPGRYRHAAVLIPSTREPKLMLIGGRDKKGTLSKETILINLRLAFHTLKHRLPSDKLPTEDHGAGIYWSHLAGVVQPLGPYVGSCHTTTHANSVIIFGREDRSMDDELPSSRPRNRLPRGPLRFQPEPRPRPPEPTRRSSDISQHSDQTDYSGWALTFDGGSVSYRELRRLRRMSQKAELAVKSLPIPALPSPVVPTDPAPPQNMPVTSKPEWLWSGVVKSGWGTSTGGQEDLLLLLYQANKHTFFIPVLLSALAIQKDVSNARGCGLDGLLPPLWDGFTTQTTMPLDPSEPPFGDFALRSSTPEAPPIILHRSVLLARSVYFKILLTSGFTESRKGEVEMEESYPALYALAYWIYTSGLPEWLESSSIFPHEDDTSIEARYASHAGETLCELLIAANARMVPALVVHVRQLLRSHMHVPELAPLVWRAMELTGMDQSEEVIPFSSSGSRDGLGNREWIRDVVAHQLRPTESQREFNSAVVQWCCGSDPEVRAAMESAKEWLEPEIWRSWVNKCGKSKDDGRIVSKGGANTDSEIIVKAGSDVPMEGS, encoded by the exons ATGCCCAAACGATCGTTCCACGACATGGAAAACTCAGAGAAAACCCAGATAAATTCCCACAGTGATGCGGTATTTGACACTCAAG ACGACCATCTCATTTCCGACTTTAACCGGGGATCTATCACCGCCGTCCCTGGTGCGGTCGATACAGAGCTCTATGCATGGGGGTGTCCGAACCAGTCTGATTGGGTCGTGCTCGATTGGAAGGAACGAAGGTGGAGGATTGTTGAGACC GCAAAGAACGACAATTCACCTGGGGTGCGTCATGCACATTCAGCAACATATTTTACAATGCTCGGTGAAGCTTACATTGCCGTTCTTG GTGGTTCCGATGGCTCGACAAACGACTCAAACCTTGCTTTTGCAGACGTGTTCATCTATGATATCAAACAACGACTTTGGCTGTCGGTAGTTCCTGAAGCAGAATCCCAAAAGGACGTAGAATATCTCACACCTAGGCTATTCCACACTGCTACCTTTGTAGAAATCGACCATGACCCATATCTGGCCGTTGTTGGAGGCATTTTCAACGAACGCACGATGGCCGTCAATGTGCCCAATCCTACCGTAATTAATCGAA GAACATCGGTTCTGCCCGAGCTTCGCTTCTTCAACCTTCGGCTACGAAGATGGTCGAACCCAATCTATATCCCTGGGCGATACCGTCACGCAGCGGTCCTTATTCCTTCCACTCGTGAGCCCAAATTAATGTTAATTGGCGGACGCGATAAGAAGGGAACCCTCTCCAAGGAAACCATCCTAATCAACCTACGCCTGGCCTTCCATACGCTCAAACATCGCC TGCCCTCCGACAAACTGCCTACGGAAGACCATGGCGCCGGAATATATTGGTCTCATCTCGCAGGAGTCGTTCAGCCATTAGGCCCCTATGTTGGATCTTGCCACACTACCACACACGCAAATTCAGTTATCATTTTTGGCCGCGAAGATCGCTCAATGGACGACGAACTCCCCAGCTCTCGCCCTCGTAATCGTCTGCCCCGGGGTCCATTGCGTTTCCAACCTGAACCGCGACCCAGACCTCCAGAACCAACCCGACGTTCTTCGGATATCTCACAACACTCGGACCAAACAGACTATTCTGGCTGGGCTTTgacgtttgatggaggcTCGGTCTCATACCGCGAACTACGAAGATTACGCAGGATGTCGCAGAAAGCTGAGCTTGCCGTGAAATCACTCCCGATCCCAGCCCTACCTTCCCCAGTGGTACCAACCGACCCTGCTCCTCCTCAAAATATGCCGGTTACGTCCAAGCCTGAATGGCTTTGGTCTGGGGTCGTCAAATCTGGGTGGGGCACCTCGACGGGGGGACAGGAGGACTTGCTCCTGTTACTGTATCAAGCCAACAAACACACGTTCTTTATTCCCGTTCTACTCAGCGCACTGGCTATCCAAAAGGATGTTTCGAATGCCAGAGGATGTGGTCTAGATGGGTTGCTTCCCCCTCTTTGGGACGGGTTCACGACCCAAACCACCATGCCCTTGGATCCGTCTGAGCCCCCGTTCGGAGACTTTGCGTTACGTAGTTCGACGCCGGAAGCGCCGCCCATCATTCTTCACCGTTCGGTTCTATTAGCCAGGAGTGTCTACTTCAAAATTCTCTTGACTTCCGGATTCACCGAATCTCGAAAGGGAGAAGTCGAGATGGAAGAAAGTTACCCAGCCTTGTACGCACTTGCTTATTGGATTTATACGTCCGGGCTCCCAGAATGGCTCGAATCCTCATCGATATTTCCTCATGAAGATGACACCTCGATCGAAGCGCGCTACGCATCGCATGCGGGGGAAACACTGTGCGAATTACTAATCGCTGCAAATGCGCGGATGGTACCGGCACTCGTGGTCCACGTACGACAGCTGCTCCGATCGCACATGCATGTACCCGAGTTGGCGCCGCTAGTTTGGAGAGCGATGGAATTGACGGGGATGGACCAGTCGGAAGAGGTGATTCCCTTTTCCAGTTCCGGTTCTCGGGATGGCCTGGGTAATAGGGAGTGGATTCGAGATGTGGTTGCCCACCAACTGCGTCCAACCGAGTCTCAAAGGGAATTTAATTCGGCTGTTGTGCAGTGGTGTTGTGGTTCGGATCCGGAGGTTAGAGCCGCGATGGAAAGCGCAAAGGAGTGGTTGGAGCCAGAAATCTGGAGGAGCTGGGTGAACAAGTGCGGGAAAAGTAAAGACGATGGGAGGATTGTCAGCAAGGGAGGAGCTAACACCGACAGCGAAATAATCGTCAAAGCTGGGAGCGATGTACCGATGGAAGGGAGTTGA
- a CDS encoding SKG6 domain-containing protein, with product MPLYNITIDDISALIEYTPAGRPWTDSPTSDQELHNYWDGTYHSSDRFGARASFRFQGTAVWLYAAKRSRHGPFEILLDGQKVYDGDGYSASPLYDQVMYNATDLAPTWHNLTCINSDPTNQTFTEVDYIRWTTVMPETLAESLGTTIPYSPNNMSYSSLSAWTEDAVGSNPSMATTTDGASVNITFNGNGIELYGRTGPSFGWFSAQVDELEELRFNANSEQTHNTLLFRQDNLTSGSHNLIVTNRGTRLAITSAKPILWRDPNEPSSDNGSDNHTTNIGLIVGVVVGVVVGLSAIAFILLFVLRRRRRKQRDNDLRVRPSNEPAFLDATPFELPASPNERASSIQPPSSTRNSKYRNESSQGSFEVPHHLAVPGSSTGGSSDPATSTNASRIGGKSRYSAEPTSRDELPEGVAVIRDSDAGPILLPPAYSTATEARAPVELPESFNPSTSSFASPAVPTPVSSAPISSTHPPSPSIPISNTPGLPPGAASPIVPNSNLGKR from the exons ATGCCGCTATACAACATAACAATTGATGATATATCTGCTCTAATTGAATATACACCTGCTGGTCGGCCATGGACAGACTCGCCGACGAGCGACCAAGAGTTACACAACTATTGGGATGGAACTTACCACTCGTCGGATCGGTTTGGTGCCCGAGCGTCCTTTCGGTTTCAGGGCACTGCTGTCTGGCTCTACGC TGCTAAACGGTCCAGACAT GGCCCATTCGAGATTCTTCTGGACGGACAGAAAGTATACGACGGCGATGGCTATTCAGCTTCACCGCTTTATGACCAAGTCATGTACAACGCCACCGATCTCGCCCCTACATGGCACAACCTCACTTGTATCAATTCAGACCCCACCAACCAAACGTTTACAGAGGTCGATTACATTCGGTGGACGACCGTCATGCCCGAGAC GTTGGCCGAGTCGTTGGGGACGACGATCCCGTACTCCCCAAATAACATGTCTTACAGCTCCCTAAGCGCGTGGACCGAAGACGCTGTAGGGAGCAACCCTTCCAT GGCTACTACTACCGATGGCGCAAGTGTTAACATCACGTTCAATG GGAATGGGATTGAGCTCTATGGAAGGACTGGGCCCTCTTTTGGCTGGTTCAG TGCACAAGTTGACGAGCTTGAAGAGCTTCGATTTAATGCAAATAGCGAACAAACACACAATACACTGCTT TTCCGACAAGACAACCTCACATCTGGATCCCATAACCTCATTGTGACGAATCGTGGTACCAGACTTGCTATCACCTCCGCCAAACCCATCCTTTGGAGAGATCCGAACGAGCCCTCTTCAGACAACGGATCCGATAACCATACAACCAATATAGGATTGATTGTGGGTGTCGTTGTGGGCGTAGTGGTTGGTCTATCGGCGATTGCGTTTATTTTGCTCTTCGTCCTGCGAAGGCGACGAAGAAAACAACGAGACAACGATCTTAGGGTCCGTCCCTCCAACGAACCCGCTTTCCTAGATGCCACACCATTTGAACTCCCCGCCTCTCCGAATGAGCGAGCCTCTTCCATCCAACCCCCATCCTCTACCCGAAATAGCAAATATCGTAATGAGAGCTCTCA GGGTAGCTTTGAGGTTCCGCATCATCTTGCAGTGCCTGGTTCGAGTACTGGGGGCAGCTCTGATCCAGCAACTTCCACCAATGCTTCGAGAATAGGAGGAAAATCTCGTTATTCGGCCGAGCCAACATCGCGAGACGAATTGCCAGAGGGTGTGGCTGTAATAAGAGACAG TGATGCTGGTCCGATACTCCTTCCGCCAGCATATAGCACTGCAACCGAAGCACGGGCGCCTGTAGAACTTCCTGAGTCGTTTAATCCATCGACCTCGAGTTTTGCATCTCCAGCAGTACCCACCCCTGTTTCGTCTGCGCCCATTTCTTCCACAcatcccccctccccctccattCCCATATCGAACACCCCAGGTCTGCCACCTGGAGCTGCATCTCCTATCGTTCCCAATTCTAATCTTGGCAAAAGATAG